The following proteins are co-located in the Paenibacillus sp. FSL H8-0079 genome:
- a CDS encoding carbohydrate ABC transporter permease, with protein MKSRDPLAVSKRSASVIHAMFLFYAIACVVPILLVFAISFSDETTVIANGYKLIPEKFSLTAYEFLFRDMDQILHSYGISFIVTVVGTITSVALTALYAYPLSRRDLPYRGWFAFFIFFTMLFNGGLVPWYLVYVNVLDLKNSILALIMPLLLSPFFVLVMRTFFANSIPVSILESARIDGAGELRTFTRIVLPLSLPVMATVALFSTLNYWNDWYLSMIFISDNRTISLQYLMYRTLLDIQYLTTNSNVSSQISSQGGLLNLPNKTLQMAMAVVGIGPIVLAYPFFQRYFIKGLTVGAVKG; from the coding sequence TGAAATCACGTGATCCACTAGCCGTATCGAAGCGTTCCGCATCCGTTATTCATGCGATGTTTCTATTCTACGCCATTGCCTGTGTCGTGCCGATCCTGCTTGTCTTCGCCATCTCATTCTCGGACGAGACAACAGTTATTGCCAATGGGTATAAGCTTATTCCAGAGAAGTTCAGCCTGACGGCCTATGAGTTTCTGTTCAGAGATATGGATCAGATCCTCCATTCATATGGTATATCCTTTATTGTTACCGTTGTAGGTACCATTACAAGTGTGGCGCTGACTGCACTGTACGCGTATCCGCTCTCGCGGAGAGATCTTCCTTATCGTGGCTGGTTCGCCTTTTTCATCTTCTTCACGATGTTGTTTAATGGGGGTCTGGTACCTTGGTACCTGGTCTACGTAAACGTATTGGATCTGAAAAACTCCATACTGGCACTGATTATGCCACTACTGCTATCCCCATTCTTCGTACTGGTCATGCGTACATTCTTCGCGAACTCCATACCGGTATCCATTCTGGAATCGGCTCGGATTGATGGTGCAGGAGAATTGAGAACGTTTACACGTATCGTGCTCCCACTATCCCTTCCGGTCATGGCAACCGTCGCGTTGTTTAGTACACTGAATTACTGGAATGACTGGTACCTTAGTATGATTTTTATATCGGATAACCGGACGATCAGCCTTCAGTACCTTATGTACCGGACGCTGCTCGATATTCAATATTTAACAACCAACTCCAACGTCTCTTCACAGATATCGTCGCAGGGTGGATTGCTGAATCTGCCGAACAAAACACTGCAAATGGCGATGGCTGTGGTCGGTATTGGTCCAATTGTACTGGCATATCCGTTCTTCCAGCGTTATTTCATCAAAGGTCTTACGGTTGGCGCTGTGAAGGGATAA
- a CDS encoding ABC transporter substrate-binding protein: MVRSLKVWSRMMATVMALSLVLAACSSDKGGTTTPAAEGGGASEGGGKPYEVTLFYPGTPQKDVALVEAEINKKMEPKIGATLKINAIDWGQWDNKLNLMISSGEKSDIIFTAAWQNYTVNVAKGAFLPLNDLLDAHGQDIKKNLDPAFLEGSQVDGVNYGVPTNKELAATRGVLVRKDLADKYNLDLTAVKTWADLEPLLKTIKENEPAITPFYMSNTNGNGLLENLDWDYLGDASVPGVISKTAGGTTVLNEVETPEFKEAAELARKWYQAGYINSDAATSNVFPKDQAKAGKAFLWTDGMKPGKDKEEEGYVGFPLTQIEMTQPTITTGDASGAMLAISRSSEQPEKAMQVINLLHSDKEINNLLNFGIEGTHFVKKDGQDNIIALPDGVDANSRTYNPGAQWQLGNQFLNFLWDNEDPQKWEKFKEFNAKGVKSPALGFTFNSQSVKNEIAAVNNVNKQFKPGMTSGAVDPNEMIPKYLEKLKAAGIDKIIAAKQEQLDAFLSKQ, translated from the coding sequence TTGGTTAGATCATTAAAGGTATGGTCACGCATGATGGCAACGGTTATGGCGCTGAGCCTGGTGCTGGCAGCTTGCTCATCAGACAAAGGTGGAACAACAACACCTGCAGCCGAAGGCGGAGGAGCAAGTGAGGGTGGGGGCAAGCCCTATGAAGTGACACTGTTCTACCCGGGGACACCACAGAAGGATGTCGCTCTGGTGGAAGCCGAGATCAACAAGAAGATGGAACCGAAGATCGGGGCCACGCTCAAAATCAATGCGATTGACTGGGGACAGTGGGATAACAAGTTGAATCTCATGATCTCGTCGGGCGAAAAATCGGACATTATCTTCACAGCTGCTTGGCAGAACTATACGGTGAATGTAGCTAAAGGTGCATTCTTGCCACTGAATGATCTGCTTGATGCGCATGGTCAGGATATCAAGAAAAACCTCGACCCTGCCTTTCTGGAAGGTTCCCAGGTGGATGGCGTGAACTACGGTGTTCCTACGAATAAGGAACTCGCTGCCACACGTGGTGTGCTGGTACGCAAAGATCTGGCTGACAAGTATAACTTGGATCTGACAGCTGTAAAGACTTGGGCTGATCTGGAGCCTTTGCTCAAAACAATCAAGGAAAATGAGCCAGCCATCACACCATTCTATATGTCCAATACCAATGGTAACGGGCTGTTGGAGAATCTGGATTGGGATTATCTCGGTGATGCTTCCGTACCTGGAGTCATCTCCAAAACAGCAGGCGGAACAACGGTGCTGAATGAAGTGGAGACCCCTGAATTCAAAGAAGCGGCTGAACTCGCTCGCAAGTGGTATCAAGCGGGATATATCAACAGTGATGCTGCGACTTCCAATGTGTTCCCGAAAGACCAGGCGAAGGCTGGAAAAGCATTTCTCTGGACGGATGGCATGAAGCCAGGCAAGGATAAAGAAGAAGAAGGGTATGTGGGTTTCCCACTGACTCAGATTGAGATGACACAGCCGACCATTACGACGGGTGATGCATCTGGAGCGATGCTCGCAATCTCCCGTTCTTCGGAGCAACCGGAGAAAGCGATGCAGGTCATTAACCTGCTGCATTCCGACAAGGAAATTAACAACTTGCTGAACTTCGGAATTGAAGGTACACATTTTGTGAAAAAAGACGGACAGGATAATATCATTGCTCTCCCTGATGGCGTTGATGCCAATAGTCGTACCTACAATCCAGGTGCACAGTGGCAGCTGGGTAACCAGTTCCTGAACTTCCTCTGGGATAATGAAGATCCACAGAAATGGGAAAAGTTCAAAGAGTTTAACGCCAAAGGTGTGAAGTCGCCAGCACTGGGCTTTACGTTCAACAGCCAATCTGTCAAAAATGAAATTGCGGCGGTCAACAACGTGAACAAACAGTTCAAGCCGGGTATGACATCGGGCGCTGTTGATCCGAACGAGATGATCCCGAAATATCTGGAGAAACTCAAAGCAGCGGGCATTGATAAAATTATTGCTGCCAAACAAGAACAACTCGATGCATTCTTGTCTAAGCAATAA
- a CDS encoding sensor histidine kinase: MSYRTNLFSKMVILILIMLIPVVLLYWYSNHKTTAVLRDELNRSNSNQLEFFQNQVNTHIELLSSWPNLLIHDPDIASFRRIYADSKYFDLDAINLVKRIQNKLSIQESSSNWATKLYLYSPSLGRVVSERDARSYDKQALRENIISGWDVRKIQDGEDDRFMFSWITVSPYGIKDPVNNAETIIKLEFDSDNIRDMLDKFKDDGRHDPFYFREESGVIYNRTSDRSLTNQLMEELSIHKLQDVDNRTVVIGNEPYMVNAVKSSTTGWYLVDYMPLSDILKPIHQSNMLFYSSMICLLLMSFGVAYLLYVQVQVPVKQLIRGFQRLKQEDYSVRIKPKGRNEFSFLSERFNLMVEQIQQLFEHVYLEQIHVREARLKQLQSQINPHFFYNCFSFITSMAKLKRMDAVVAMSHNLSRYYRYTTRQERDLVPLTEEIEFVSCYLEIQRMRMDRIHYKLDLSDEMLRQEVPPLIVQPLVENAVIHGIEADAEAGEIRVSGEKQGGVMVLVVEDDGQGMTQEAREALLNKLRGTMDQEMGCGLWNVNQRLQLRYGEQAGIDITESELGGLRVTLSWPAEQEYLLENEG, translated from the coding sequence ATGTCATATCGGACAAACCTGTTCTCCAAAATGGTCATTCTAATTCTGATTATGCTAATTCCAGTTGTGCTTCTATACTGGTACTCCAATCACAAAACGACAGCTGTTCTCAGAGATGAGTTGAATCGATCCAATAGCAATCAGCTTGAGTTTTTCCAAAATCAGGTGAATACACACATTGAGCTGTTATCCTCATGGCCGAACCTGCTCATACACGATCCTGATATTGCCAGCTTCCGAAGAATTTATGCGGACAGTAAATATTTTGATCTTGATGCTATTAATTTGGTTAAGCGTATTCAAAATAAGCTGAGTATTCAGGAGAGTTCATCCAATTGGGCAACAAAGTTATATCTGTATTCCCCTTCGCTGGGAAGGGTGGTTTCCGAAAGGGATGCACGTTCTTACGATAAGCAAGCGTTAAGGGAGAATATCATTTCCGGCTGGGATGTACGCAAAATTCAGGATGGGGAAGATGATCGGTTCATGTTTAGCTGGATTACGGTATCTCCATACGGTATTAAAGACCCGGTTAATAATGCGGAAACGATCATTAAACTGGAGTTTGATAGTGACAACATTCGGGATATGCTCGACAAATTCAAGGATGATGGCAGGCATGATCCCTTCTATTTCCGTGAAGAATCGGGGGTTATCTATAACCGGACTTCAGATCGTTCACTAACGAATCAGTTGATGGAAGAACTGTCCATCCATAAACTTCAGGACGTTGATAACCGTACAGTGGTGATCGGGAATGAGCCTTACATGGTCAACGCTGTAAAATCCAGTACAACAGGCTGGTATTTAGTCGACTATATGCCGCTATCAGATATTCTGAAGCCCATTCATCAATCCAACATGTTGTTCTATTCTTCCATGATTTGTTTGTTGTTGATGAGTTTTGGTGTGGCGTACTTGTTATATGTTCAGGTGCAGGTGCCTGTAAAACAACTCATTCGCGGGTTCCAACGATTGAAGCAGGAAGATTATTCCGTAAGGATTAAGCCGAAGGGCCGCAATGAATTCAGTTTTCTGTCCGAACGTTTCAACTTGATGGTGGAGCAGATCCAGCAGTTGTTTGAACACGTTTATCTGGAACAGATTCATGTGCGTGAAGCCCGGTTGAAGCAGCTGCAATCGCAGATTAACCCGCATTTCTTCTATAATTGCTTCTCCTTCATTACGAGTATGGCGAAGCTGAAGCGCATGGACGCCGTTGTAGCAATGTCGCATAATCTCTCGCGATATTATCGGTATACAACAAGACAGGAGCGAGATCTGGTACCGTTGACAGAGGAGATTGAATTTGTCAGCTGTTATCTGGAGATCCAACGGATGCGTATGGACCGCATTCATTACAAGCTTGATCTGTCCGACGAGATGCTGAGACAGGAAGTACCACCGCTGATCGTGCAGCCACTGGTGGAGAATGCGGTAATTCACGGTATTGAAGCGGATGCGGAGGCTGGAGAAATAAGAGTATCTGGGGAAAAACAGGGTGGTGTCATGGTTCTTGTGGTAGAAGATGATGGGCAAGGTATGACGCAGGAGGCACGTGAGGCGCTTCTGAATAAGCTAAGGGGAACAATGGATCAGGAAATGGGCTGTGGCCTGTGGAATGTGAATCAGAGACTCCAGCTTCGATATGGGGAGCAGGCAGGGATTGATATAACGGAATCGGAACTTGGTGGATTACGCGTTACATTATCGTGGCCTGCTGAGCAGGAGTATCTTCTGGAGAACGAAGGATGA
- a CDS encoding response regulator, producing the protein MIDILLVDDETYVTESLELTIPWGELGVTTVLRAASGKEALEIMEENAVDIVVTDIRMPGMSGLDLIAEVTKRWSHIRCILLTGHSDFAYAKKAIQLQAADYILKPVNDDEFMGSVSAAITSLRDEWDEFDKYHRLLYSRKSDYKILRENLMHDLLLGREITARALREQLQQYEIHIDPEQSAVMMLIRLTGRFSSMDQQSLDLMDFAVGNIAEEVLGEQFNVWFGRGPHECLVMFLQSQGQIEAPQMNLETLRISAETFREHVIRYLQGDLSMVVTPSFPFNELTAAYRKSLGSLVLFGPEEHQIIYMDMEQALSKRPENDATQALEELYKPPVLPQLLETKQWEAAARKLNTVFDAAEQVRLSREHVYEMYLSVTNAFMYIAHKQGHLVHEIDHAGFDLLLAHQLIQSPEKLRRWATEMLAKLQAELSDQEGVQSRRHVIKQVQELVTRDTGQDLSVKMIADKVYLHPVYLSKIYKAETGEGLGDYMIRMRMERALYLLKNSNKKIYEITSELGYQNPQYFSKMFKKHYGMTPNEFRDQA; encoded by the coding sequence TTGATAGATATACTGCTGGTAGATGATGAAACGTATGTAACAGAAAGTCTGGAACTCACGATCCCCTGGGGAGAACTTGGGGTAACGACCGTGCTGCGTGCAGCTTCCGGTAAGGAAGCATTAGAGATTATGGAGGAAAATGCAGTAGATATCGTGGTCACGGATATTCGAATGCCTGGCATGTCGGGACTGGATCTGATTGCAGAGGTAACCAAGCGCTGGTCTCATATTCGTTGTATTTTGCTGACGGGTCACAGTGATTTTGCTTATGCGAAGAAGGCCATTCAATTGCAAGCGGCTGATTATATTCTCAAACCCGTAAACGATGATGAGTTTATGGGATCGGTTTCAGCAGCCATTACATCTCTCCGCGATGAGTGGGATGAGTTCGATAAATATCACCGACTCTTATACAGTCGGAAGTCTGACTATAAGATTTTACGGGAAAATCTCATGCATGATCTGCTGCTTGGGCGTGAGATCACAGCGCGGGCACTTCGGGAACAACTGCAACAATATGAGATCCATATTGATCCGGAACAATCGGCAGTGATGATGCTGATTCGCCTTACAGGACGCTTCTCGTCAATGGATCAGCAGTCTCTGGATCTAATGGATTTTGCGGTAGGTAATATAGCGGAGGAAGTGCTCGGAGAGCAATTTAACGTGTGGTTTGGTCGCGGACCCCATGAGTGTCTGGTTATGTTTTTACAGAGTCAGGGACAGATTGAAGCTCCGCAGATGAACTTGGAGACGTTGAGAATCTCTGCTGAAACCTTCCGTGAGCATGTCATTCGATATTTGCAGGGAGATCTATCCATGGTGGTTACACCTTCATTTCCATTTAATGAGTTGACAGCAGCTTATCGAAAAAGTCTGGGTTCCCTTGTCCTTTTCGGACCGGAAGAACACCAGATTATATACATGGACATGGAACAGGCACTCAGCAAACGACCGGAGAATGATGCGACGCAGGCCCTCGAAGAGCTGTACAAACCGCCTGTACTTCCACAATTGCTTGAGACCAAGCAATGGGAAGCGGCAGCACGCAAGCTGAACACGGTCTTTGACGCGGCAGAGCAGGTGCGTTTGTCGAGAGAACATGTGTATGAGATGTATTTGTCAGTAACCAATGCATTTATGTATATCGCTCATAAACAGGGACATCTGGTGCATGAGATTGATCATGCGGGATTCGATCTGCTCCTTGCTCATCAACTGATTCAATCGCCCGAGAAACTGCGGCGCTGGGCCACCGAGATGCTAGCGAAGCTTCAGGCAGAGTTGTCTGATCAGGAAGGTGTGCAGAGCCGCAGACATGTGATCAAGCAGGTTCAGGAACTGGTGACAAGAGATACAGGACAGGATCTGTCGGTGAAGATGATCGCGGACAAGGTATATTTGCACCCCGTATATCTATCGAAGATTTACAAGGCAGAGACAGGGGAAGGTCTTGGAGATTACATGATTCGTATGCGTATGGAGCGTGCGCTGTATCTGCTCAAGAATAGCAATAAAAAAATATACGAGATTACAAGTGAGCTAGGTTATCAAAATCCGCAATATTTCAGCAAAATGTTCAAAAAGCATTATGGTATGACACCCAATGAATTTCGGGATCAGGCATAA
- a CDS encoding extracellular solute-binding protein, which yields MRAQSTKKRFLTLLATTLCLTVVLAGCSGGSGGGDSATPSTSGAQNEYKEKYDPEVTITTAWGIDPELKFKNGESMENNVATKWAKDQFGINISSLWSVTDTNGAFATKLRLAMSSGQDMPDIVNVGDNLLAQDLIDSGMYQEVGPLFDKYASDTWKKAMEQDPNVWNQYSRDGKRMGIPVLDYAYNNDYLLWIRQDWLDKLKLEAPKTIDELETVMDAFKNQNPDGLSPDKVIPLSIGFKTSMNTWMGDPSWIFGAYGTLPFQWNLAADGKLEYGSINPGMKQGLTKLSEWLTKGYIPQEAALWDENKTAEPAVAGTAGIIPGPYWMSGWPLLDTVKNVPSAVWKPIEIPTGPEGKAMRHGTQFVNGVTLIKADMEHPEAFFTYQNYLFDNYADPAPGSQYDNGLFEKYDYQLDANGKQMPIDEIEGGYVNVVRYLLVRDGARIPDAQMKALLNLADGKEPETKLEKDVAVNYGKETPAAAKVLLSQEEISFKNMFTGPTTQTMKSKLDYLNKIENQAFNEIIYGKNPADAFDTFVQTWKSGGGDQITQEVNEWYDGVKK from the coding sequence ATGAGAGCGCAATCAACGAAAAAGAGATTCTTGACGCTTCTCGCTACAACGCTGTGTCTAACTGTCGTTCTTGCAGGATGTTCAGGAGGCAGTGGGGGCGGAGATAGTGCCACACCAAGTACATCTGGAGCCCAAAACGAATACAAAGAAAAATATGATCCGGAAGTAACCATTACGACTGCATGGGGAATTGACCCTGAGCTGAAGTTTAAAAATGGTGAATCCATGGAAAATAACGTGGCAACCAAGTGGGCCAAGGATCAATTCGGTATTAATATCAGTTCACTATGGTCTGTAACGGATACGAATGGGGCATTTGCAACCAAACTTCGTTTGGCGATGTCTTCTGGTCAAGATATGCCTGACATCGTAAACGTGGGTGATAATCTGCTTGCGCAGGATCTGATTGATTCCGGTATGTATCAGGAAGTCGGTCCACTGTTCGACAAATATGCTTCAGACACATGGAAAAAAGCGATGGAGCAAGATCCTAACGTGTGGAACCAGTATAGTCGTGATGGCAAAAGAATGGGTATCCCTGTTCTGGACTATGCATACAACAATGATTACTTGCTCTGGATTCGTCAGGACTGGCTGGATAAGCTGAAGCTGGAAGCTCCAAAAACAATCGATGAGCTTGAAACCGTAATGGATGCATTCAAAAACCAAAACCCGGATGGATTGTCTCCGGATAAGGTCATCCCGCTCAGCATTGGCTTCAAAACATCCATGAACACATGGATGGGAGACCCATCCTGGATCTTCGGAGCATACGGAACATTGCCGTTCCAATGGAATCTGGCTGCGGATGGCAAGCTGGAGTATGGCTCCATCAATCCAGGTATGAAGCAAGGTTTGACCAAATTGAGCGAATGGCTCACAAAAGGTTATATCCCGCAGGAAGCAGCTCTATGGGATGAAAACAAAACAGCAGAACCAGCAGTTGCAGGTACAGCCGGCATTATTCCAGGTCCTTACTGGATGAGCGGATGGCCGCTTCTGGATACCGTGAAAAATGTACCAAGTGCTGTTTGGAAACCAATTGAGATTCCAACGGGCCCTGAAGGTAAAGCGATGCGTCACGGAACACAGTTCGTTAATGGTGTTACGTTGATTAAGGCAGATATGGAACACCCCGAAGCCTTCTTTACGTATCAGAACTACCTGTTCGACAATTATGCAGATCCAGCACCAGGAAGCCAGTATGATAACGGTTTGTTTGAGAAATATGATTATCAACTGGACGCTAATGGAAAACAAATGCCGATTGACGAGATCGAAGGCGGATACGTGAACGTTGTACGTTATTTGCTTGTTCGTGACGGTGCTCGTATTCCAGATGCACAGATGAAAGCGCTTCTGAATTTGGCGGATGGCAAAGAGCCGGAAACGAAGCTGGAGAAAGATGTTGCTGTAAACTATGGTAAAGAAACGCCAGCGGCAGCAAAAGTGTTGCTGAGCCAAGAAGAAATTTCATTCAAAAACATGTTCACAGGTCCGACAACGCAGACGATGAAATCCAAGCTGGACTACCTGAACAAAATTGAGAATCAGGCATTTAACGAAATTATCTATGGCAAAAATCCGGCTGATGCGTTTGATACCTTTGTACAAACGTGGAAATCCGGAGGCGGTGACCAGATCACACAAGAGGTCAACGAATGGTATGACGGTGTGAAAAAATAG
- a CDS encoding ABC transporter permease subunit: MRTLKRTWPFHVMLLPAIIFLIIFSYVPMGGIVMAFQNYKPWLGISGSEWVGLDNFRYLFEREDSLQVIWNTLIIAVLKLIFNLFIPFVFAILLNEVRKMAVQRTIQTLVYLPHFLSWVILGGILIDLLSTGGLVNRVLGTFGLGPYFFLGDNSWFRSTVILTDVWKEFGYNMIVFLAALAGINPALYEAAEIDGAGRWKQTLHITIPSLVPMLMVVGTLALGNVLNAGFDQIFNLYNPLVYQTGDIIDTFVYRSAMQNGEMGFATAIGLFKSVISMILILVSYSLAKKYAGYRIF, encoded by the coding sequence ATGAGAACTTTGAAACGCACTTGGCCATTCCACGTTATGCTGTTGCCAGCCATTATCTTTCTGATCATCTTCAGTTATGTGCCTATGGGCGGGATTGTTATGGCATTCCAGAATTACAAGCCATGGCTTGGGATTAGCGGCTCCGAATGGGTCGGGCTGGACAACTTTAGATATTTGTTTGAACGTGAAGATAGCTTACAGGTCATCTGGAACACATTGATTATTGCTGTACTTAAATTGATTTTTAACTTATTCATTCCGTTTGTTTTCGCCATTCTTTTGAATGAGGTCCGCAAGATGGCTGTACAGCGAACCATTCAGACACTTGTCTATTTACCTCACTTCTTGTCCTGGGTCATTCTGGGCGGGATTTTGATAGATCTGCTGTCAACCGGAGGGTTGGTGAACCGGGTTCTCGGAACTTTCGGACTCGGACCATATTTCTTCCTCGGAGACAACAGTTGGTTCCGATCTACGGTCATTCTGACAGATGTGTGGAAGGAATTTGGCTATAACATGATTGTCTTTTTGGCTGCCCTTGCCGGAATTAATCCAGCATTGTACGAAGCAGCGGAGATTGACGGGGCAGGACGTTGGAAACAGACACTGCACATTACAATTCCTTCGCTCGTGCCGATGCTGATGGTTGTAGGAACGCTGGCTCTGGGTAACGTACTGAATGCTGGATTTGACCAGATTTTCAACCTGTATAACCCGCTCGTATATCAAACGGGTGACATCATTGACACATTCGTATATCGTTCTGCGATGCAAAATGGTGAGATGGGCTTCGCAACAGCGATCGGATTGTTCAAATCAGTCATTAGTATGATCTTGATTCTCGTATCTTACAGCTTAGCCAAAAAATACGCTGGATACCGCATATTCTAA